A genomic stretch from Scyliorhinus torazame isolate Kashiwa2021f unplaced genomic scaffold, sScyTor2.1 scaffold_581, whole genome shotgun sequence includes:
- the LOC140406525 gene encoding uncharacterized protein, which produces MLIEAGFGPTPFLLRGQLGVAPRASPSSSPRLSPRASPQVSPSASPRPSPSASPPVSPRASPSASPSASPPVSPRASPPVSPRASPSVSPSPSPRASPSVSPSPSPRASPSVSPSPSPRASPSVSPSPSPRASPPVSPRASPSASPSASPPVSPRASPPVSPRASPSVSPSPSPRASPSVSPSPSPRASPSVSPSPSPRASPSVSPRASPPVSPRESPSVSPSPSPRASPRASPPVSPRASPSVSPRASPLVSPRPSPSASPPASPRPSPSVSPPASPRPSPSVSPRASPSPSASPPATPRLSPRASPPASPRLSPRASTSQTTSPSP; this is translated from the coding sequence ATGCTAATTGAGGCAGGGTTTGGCCCCACCCCCTTCCTGCTCCGGGGTCAGCTTGGGGTCGCCCCGCGAGCGTCACCCTCATCGTCACCCCGTCTGTCACCCCGAGCGTCACCCCAAGTGTCACCCTCAGCGTCACCCCGACCGTCACCCTCAGCGTCACCCCCAGTGTCACCCCGAGCGTCACCCTCAGCGTCACCCTCAGCGTCACCCCCAGTGTCACCCCGAGCGTCACCCCCAGTGTCCCCCCGAGCGTCACCCTCAGtgtcaccctcaccgtcaccccgagCGTCACCCTCAGtgtcaccctcaccgtcaccccgagCGTCACCCTCAGtgtcaccctcaccgtcaccccgagCGTCACCCTCAGtgtcaccctcaccgtcaccccgagCGTCACCCCCAGTGTCACCCCGAGCGTCACCCTCAGCGTCACCCTCAGCGTCACCCCCAGTGTCACCCCGAGCGTCACCCCCAGTGTCCCCCCGAGCGTCACCCTCAGtgtcaccctcaccgtcaccccgagCGTCACCCTCAGtgtcaccctcaccgtcaccccgagCGTCACCCTCAGtgtcaccctcaccgtcaccccgagCGTCACCCTCAGTGTCACCCCGAGCGTCTCCCCCAGTGTCACCCCGAGAGTCACCCTCAGtgtcaccctcaccgtcaccccgagCGTCACCCCGAGCGTCTCCCCCAGTGTCACCCCGAGCGTCACCCTCAGTGTCACCCCGAGCGTCACCCCTAGTGTCACCCCGACCGTCACCCTCAGCGTCACCCCCAGCGTCACCCCGACCGTCACCCTCAGTGTCACCCCCAGCGTCACCCCGACCGTCACCCTCAGTGTCACCCCgagcgtcaccctcaccctcagcgTCACCCCCAGCGACACCCCGTCTGTCACCCCGAGCGTCACCCCCAGCGTCACCCCGTCTGTCACCCCGAGCGTCAACCTCACAGACAACCTCACCGTCACCTTGA